CATTATTTTTTGTACCATGGTTTTCGTTATTTTAAAAACCGGTATCAATTATTTTTACAGGATAAGAGATGCTGAGCTCAAAACCTATTGTTTGGCCATGACCTTGGTTGTATTTGCCTATAACATAGCGAACTTTCCGCAGGAGGCACTGGTACAGTATCCGTCAAACCTGTTGTTCCCGTTGGCCGCCGCGCTTATAACGGTAAGTTACCGGCTTGATAGGCAAAAGCGGAATGGTGATAACATTACGGAGCCTACTTCCGTAAAATATTGATATATGAACATCAGCGATAGCATACAAAACCGCGATATTGTAATTGTCGGCCAGCAACCCTGGGATGTTGAGATAGGCAGCAATTGCAAAAACCTTGCGCTTGAATTCAGTAAGCATAACCGGGTATTGTATGTTAATTCTCCGCTCGACCGTATCACGCTTTACAAGCAAAAGCACGACCCGAAAGTGCAGAAGCGCATTGATGTGATTAATGGCAAAGCAGATGGTTTGATTACGTTGCAGGATAACCTGTGGAACCTTTATCCCGACAGGATGATCGAATCGATCAACTGGGTTAGGGGCAGCTTCATTTACGATACATTAAACAAGATCAATAACAAGCGTTTCGCTTCGTCAATCAGCAAGGCTATAAAGCGTTTAGGCTTTAAGGATGTTATCTTGTTTAACGATAACGATATGTTCAGAAGCTTTTACCTGAAGGAGCTTTTACAGCCCGACGTAAGCATTTATTACTCGCGCGATTATATGCTTTATGTTGACTACTGGAAACGCCACGGCGAACGTATTGAGCCGCTGATCATAAAAAAAAGTGACCTGTGTGTGGCTAACTCAACTTACCTGGCAAGCTATTGCGCCAAGTACAATCCCAACTCGTTTTATGTAGGCCAAGGTTGCGATCTGGAAATGTTTACCAATCAGGCTGGTTTACCCATTCCAGACGACTTAAAAAATATCGGCAAGCCGGTTATCGGTTATGTTGGTGCACTGCAAAGTATCAGGTTAGATATAGATTTGCTCGCCCATATCGCTAAAACAAAACCCGAATGGAGCATTGTTTTAGTTGGGCCCGAGGATAACGAGTTTCAGGCCAGCAGCTTACACAATATACCCAATATCCATTTTTTAGGTTCGAAACCGGGCGCTATGCTGCCGGCTTATATTAACGCGTTTGATGTTTGCCTAAACCCGCAAAAGGTAAACCAGGTTACCATTGGTAATTATCCGCGCAAAATTGATGAATACTTAGCCATGGGTAAACCTACCATAGCTACACGCACCGAGGCCATGAGCGTTTTTGATCAGCACACGTATTTGTGCGATACCAAAGAAGATTATGTTAACGCCATCCAAAAAGCCTTAACCGAAGATTCGCCCGAAATGCAGCAGGAGCGTGTAGCCTTTGCCTCAACCCATACCTGGGAAAACAATGTTAAGGAAATTTACAAGGCCATTAACACCGTAAAAGCACGCCGTTAATCGCGTTTGGTTTTAAAGGTAGCCAGATCGTAATTGTGCTTGATATTGCGATAGATCATCCGCGCAAATGCGACAAAAGGGTTAGTACTTTGCCTGAAATCGCTGCGTGTCATGGTAGAGGGCTCGTCAGCCGGGTTTACCTGGTCAAACAAACCTTTATAATCTTCGTAAAAAATCGCTTTTCCTTTATTTTTCAGGAACGACATCGCCATTAAAAACTCTGTACGGTCTCCCTTTATGCCTTCGGCATAACGTCCGAATTTGCTGAAAAATGACGTACGGCGCAGGTGCGGGTGGTCGCTATAAACATGGAATTTACGATAACCGGGTTTCCACACGCTGAACATCATCTCCGAGAAACCTTTGCGCAAGGGCTTTAGGTAAGGGTATTTAAAGTAGGCGTAAAAGCGCGCCATATCTAACTCCGGGCGCTCGTTCAGCAAGTCCAGCGCATCCTGCAAGTGCTCTGCATAACCCGGAAAAGGGTCAAAATCTTCCTGAACATAAAGCGTGTACGGTGTAGTTACCGCATCCTGCCCTTTATTGATGTTATTACCGAGGCCCCTGTTCTTAGGCGTGGTGATCAGCCGGAAGTTATAGGTAACGGCCAGTTCACGCAAACGGTCTAAATGCTCAGGGCGACTGCCATCGTCAGATACTACAATGTCACCAAAATTAATGTTCTGGTTGGCGAAGGCCTGCAACAGGCGCTGTAACGACTGGCTGCGGTTATAATGCGTTACAAGCAGGGTAATAGTATTAAACATACGGGTTATAGTTTCTTAAATAACACATCATAAGTCCACTTAAGCAACTTAAATTGCAGGTATACCGCCCTTGCTGCAAGCGCGAGCGAATTTTTACTTTCGCGCCATGAGGCCCGGCCCATGGTGCTGGGCTCGTCCGACGAATTTTTTTGATAAAACAAATCAGTAAAGCGGTCAAAAAATATGCCTTTACCTTTGTGTTGTATAAACGACAGCGCCATACGGTACTCGGTTAAATCACCTTTTATCCCTTCGGGATAGCGGCCAAATTTTTGCAAAAAGCTACTTCTCCGCAAATGCGGGTGATCGCTGTAAACATAAAATTTAAGGTGATTGTTCTTCAACGGCGATGCAGAGAACTTCATTTCTGAAAAGCCCTTATTATACGCTTTGGTATAAGGATATTTAAAATAGGCGTAGAAACGCGCTATATCCAGCTCCGCATCGGTTTCAAAAAAGTGCAATGCATCTTTAAAGTGCGTGGCAAATATTTCTTTCGGCTCAAAATCTTCCTGAACGTATAGGGTGTAAGGCGTTTGCACAGCATCCTGCCCTTTATTGATATTATTACCCAGCCCACGGTTTTTGGGCGCGGTAACCAGCCGGTAATTGTAATCGGGCTGCATGGCTACCAGCTTTTCCAGGTGCTCCGGCCGGCTGCCATCGTCAGATACTACAATGTCGCCAAATGTTATGCCCTGCGCCCTGAAAGCGTCAAGCAAACGCTCCAGCGAGCGGCTGCGGTTATAGTGGGTAACCAGCAAGGTAACATCCTTAAAATGCAAATCAGGAATAGTCATACAATCTTTTACGCAATTTATAACGTATAAGGTTTATAATTGCTTTGTTTATTTTTATAAGCTAATATGCAATAAAAACATGTTTTACCAATAGGTGTTTTACAAACACTGTATATCAACCCTTCATGCTAAATAAACTACTGGCCGTTATTAAAAATAAGCATTTCCTGTCGCTGGCAGGTAACATCATCATGTCAGGCCTGGGTATGCTTACAACCGCCATCATCTACCGCTCGCTAACGCTTGCCGAGGTGGGTATATGGGTTATCTTCCAAACAACCATTCTTTTTGTTGATACCTTCCGTTCAGGCTTCCTTACAACGGCGTTCATAAAATTTTACGCGGGCGCCACGCCCGAGCGTGCCGCCGAAGTAGTGGGTTCAACCTGGTATATAGCCCTGGGTATTACCGGCACACTGATCTTACTTAACCTGCCGGTGCTGTTTTTTATGGAATATATTCAGGACGGTGGATATATACTGTTTCTAAAGTATTTCGGCTTAACTTATATACTATCATTGCCATGGTTTATAGCCAGTTGTGTACTGCAGGGCGAGCAGCGTTTCGACCGATTATTGTACGTTCGCTTTGTTAACCAGGGCAGCTTTATCCTGATAGTAGTTTTATTGCTGATTTTTGACAAGGCCAGTTTGCTCACCGTACTATATGCTTACCTGGCTTCGCACGGTTTAACAAGCCTGTATACACTCCTTATGCGGTGGACGAGGCTCAACACACTCAGCAAACGAACCAAAGAAACCACCCTTACCATATTTAACTTTGGTAAATTCAGTGTAGGTACAACGCTCAGTTCAAACATGTTCCGCCTGTCTGACGTAGCCATCATCAACCATTTCCTGGGTGCTGCGCCGGTGGCTATCTATAACCTTGGCCAAACGCTGATGCAGTTGGTGGAGATACCCTTACGCAGCTTCGCCGCTACAGGCATGCCATCGCTATCCGCAGCCTATAACCAAAACAGCCGCAGCGAGGTTATCTATATCATGAAAAAATACATCGGCCTGATTACCGTGGTGCTTATACCTGCCGCCATAGTTGCTGTACTGCTTGCCGATATTCCGATTTACCTGATTGGCGGCGGTAAATATGTAGGTACCGAGGCGGCCAATGTTTTCCGCCTGTTTATGACGTTTGCGCTGCTTTACCCGGCCGATCGCTTTTTTGCCCTAACGCTGGATGTAATTCATAAACCCAAGATCAACTTTTATAAGGTACTGGCCATGCTTGCAGCCAACATTATTTTTGATATACTTGGTGTGATGCTGCTAAAAAGTATTTATGGTATAGCTATAGCCACGGTAGTACCAACGCTTATTGCGGTAATAGTAGGTTACATCGCGCTTAACCGTTATCATAAATTCCCATTCCTGAGTGTATATGCGTTGGGCGTGAGCGAAGCTAAAGTTTATTGGATGCAGATCAGGCAAAAGATGAGACGCTGATACTGTGAACTAAAATTTGTGAAATAGTTAATTTGCGTATCATTACGTGCGTATACTACGTAAAACTGTTCATGAAGCTGGCTCATTTAATACTTGCTCATAATCATGCCGAACAACTGGAGCGCCTGGTAAACAAACTGGCGCATCCGGATGCGGACGTTTACGTACACATTGACGCTAAGGTTAACCTACGGCCTTTTGAAAGTTTAAAACGCTTTGAAAAAGTTTATTTTATAACTAACCGGGTTAAGATATATTGGGGCGCTTTTAATATGGTTGAAGCCACCGTTAATAGCCTTGAGCAGATTATAAGCAGCAAAAATAAATACGATTACATCAACTTACTTAGCGGGCACGATTATCCAATTCAACCGGCAACTGCATTTATCAATTATTTAAGCGATAATCCCGGCAAGGCTTTTATGAGCGCGCTATTGGCTGAAACCCATTGCCGCGATCTGCTGCCGCGGGTGCAAAAGTATTACCTGGATAACTATCGTTTTCCGATGCGGTACCGGGCGCAACGATTATTGAACCGTATACTACCACCGCGCAAAATGCCCGGCAATATGGTGTTGGTGGGCCGTTCGCAATGGTTTACCTTGAGTGTTGAAAGTGTAGATTACATCTTAAAATTTTGGGACGCGCATCCGTCTTTCCGTAACTTCATGAAGTTTACCTGGGGGCCTGATGAGTTTGTTTTTCAAACTATACTATACAATTCGCCTTTGAAGGATAAAATGGTGAATGATGACCTCCGGTATATAGACTGGACGGCAGGGGGTAAGAACCCCAAAACCCTTACCATGGATGATGCTGACAAATTGCTTGAATCCAAAAAATTCTTCGCCCGTAAGTTCGACATGCAACGGCACCCCGATGTGCTTGAGTATATCGACAAACACCTGCTTTAAATAATCGCTCAGGCAGCAGGCAAATTTATTACCGCGGTAAACAGGTTCAGGCTGTTATCCGCATCGTAACGGTAAGTAAATTCGTCAGCGCATTTAGCAATAATTAATAACCCGAAGTGTTCTGTTATACTTTCAATATCGGGTATCTCGTCATCTGCGCATTCCTCAATACTGAATGTAACGTTGTGCTCATCTTTATAAGTGCCAAACAGGCGGCACATAATGTCGTAACTCAGTTGTACTTTACCTATAACGGGTGCCGATTTTGAAAAGTTTACCGGCGGGCCTGTGTCATATTTTTGGATGATGACGTGGTTACTGTCAATATCAACCAAAATATTTATGGTGTTGGCGTGCGAGTGCTTAAAGCCATTAGTTAACAACTCGGTAGTTATTGATTTTACCTTGAAATGCAGGTCATAATTTTCCACTGAAGTAGCGCCTGCGCTATCTTCTAAAAAAGCCAGCACCTGCTTTAACGATGGTGTTAATACCAGGCTGTCATTTAAAAATATAAACTCTTTACGGGTGGTTGTTATACGCATTTTTATACTGCGGTGGCTTCGGTTAGGTTTTTATAAATTTTAAATACTTTATCCAGCCTGATAAGGCTGAAAAGATTGTGAATGTCGGGTTTTAATCCGATAAGTAAAATATCACTTTTAAAGGCGATAGCATGTTTTAACGATGATACCAGGGCGCCCAAAAATGAACTGTCCATATAGCTGATACTACTCAAATCAAGAACAACTTTGTTTTTGTGCTCATCAATAAGCGCTACAAGCTCGGCTTTAAATTTTTCAGAGTTATTTAAATTAGCCTCTGTAATATTGGTTTTAAGGGCTACGTACGTATCAGTAACAGTTTCAATATCGATCATTATCATGTTTTAACAATATTTATTATGCTCTGATCATCTACAACAATGTCAGGGCTTAGGTTAAAAAGCTGTTGTTTTATTTCGTCAAAGCTGATGCCAGCTGTAAGTACTTTGTTTAATTTATGCTTAAAATTTTCGTAATCGGTTTTAACCTTACCGTTATCAGCAATGTCAATCATGCCGTCGGTAAAAATAAAAAGCTGGTCTGTAGGGTTTAAAACCAACTGCTGTTCAGTATAGCTTACACCGGCAAACATGCCCAGTAGTAACCCGTCCGTAGTTACCTGCTGCAGTTGTTGCGTGCCTGCGTGGTAATGTAACAGGGGCAAATCACCTGCGCCGGCATAGGTAATTACGTCGGTTTCCGTATCAATCAATAATAACGACAGACTGGAAAGTATATCCTGCAATACATCGTCAAGGCAAATAATACTGTTTACCTTTTGCAAAATAGTAGCAGGCGAAAATTCGTTGCTTAACGTAGCAAACCTCACCGCCGATCGCACATAGCTCAGGTAGCCGAACGTAAAATACCAGGCCATCCATTTTTTTCCCATTATATCGCCAAGCACCACATAGGTATAACGCTTATCAACCTGTATAAAATCAATAAAATCTCCTCCCGGAACATCATTATAAGGGCGATGCCAAAAGTTAATGTTATAACCTGTTATCTCCGGTTTTTTTTGCGGTATCGATTTAATGTTTAACGCCTTAGCTGCATTTTGTACTTCAAGGGTTGATAGTTCGCGCTGTTTATTTACTGTGATTAAAATGTTGTTAAGCTTGGATATAATTACATTTATAGGCGTATCCTTTATAATAAAGTCAATCGCCTGCAAATCAAGCCCCTGCTCAATGGTTTCCATATCGCTTAACGACGTCAGAAACACAAAGGGGATATCCCTGAAAATTTCCAGTTCCATCAGCTTTTGCCTGAACTCGATACCATTCATACCCGGCATTTCATAGTCAGACAGGATGATGTCGGGCACATCGGTGTTCAGTTTTTCAATAGCATTGGCCGCGGATGTAGCGGTAACACATTCCCACCCGGTTTTTTTCAAAGCCTGTACCATGATGTTTAAAAACAACAGGTTATCATCCACCAAAAGAATCTTGTTTTCTTTAGCCTGTGTCATTTACTTCTGGGTACCGCCGAATTTAAATATTGATTTTATAAGCAAATATATGCCCGAAAGTACAATTAATGATGATATCAGATCCATTATCGTGATACCATCATTAGCATTAAAATAAAATATGGTATAAATCTCAAAATCGGGCGGCGCCGGCATTACAATCATGGCTAGCCCAAGTGTAATCATTACCAAACTGATCACCATCAGTACAATGTTGGCGCCCTTCTCTGCCCTGATATATTTTTTTGACGATTCGCTGTCAAACTGGTGCGATGATAACAGGATGCTGAATTCATCCAGCAGATCATCCCGCGAGGCGTTATCGGTATCAATTTGCCTTAAAGCATCAATACCCGCGTCAGCCTGTGCCGAATTTTCTATTGCGTTATTTAACCGTTGCTGTATGTCGCGGGCTTTATCACTGTCAATATTGGTTTCGGCAAGCAGGGCAATAAGTTCATCCAGTTTCTGGTTGATGGCCTGCCCGTCTTCCTGATCGTTATGGCTGTTGTTAATATTATTAATTTGGTCGCTCAATTTAAATTGATAATTTCAA
This Mucilaginibacter defluvii DNA region includes the following protein-coding sequences:
- a CDS encoding glycosyltransferase, which codes for MNISDSIQNRDIVIVGQQPWDVEIGSNCKNLALEFSKHNRVLYVNSPLDRITLYKQKHDPKVQKRIDVINGKADGLITLQDNLWNLYPDRMIESINWVRGSFIYDTLNKINNKRFASSISKAIKRLGFKDVILFNDNDMFRSFYLKELLQPDVSIYYSRDYMLYVDYWKRHGERIEPLIIKKSDLCVANSTYLASYCAKYNPNSFYVGQGCDLEMFTNQAGLPIPDDLKNIGKPVIGYVGALQSIRLDIDLLAHIAKTKPEWSIVLVGPEDNEFQASSLHNIPNIHFLGSKPGAMLPAYINAFDVCLNPQKVNQVTIGNYPRKIDEYLAMGKPTIATRTEAMSVFDQHTYLCDTKEDYVNAIQKALTEDSPEMQQERVAFASTHTWENNVKEIYKAINTVKARR
- a CDS encoding fused response regulator/phosphatase, which encodes MTQAKENKILLVDDNLLFLNIMVQALKKTGWECVTATSAANAIEKLNTDVPDIILSDYEMPGMNGIEFRQKLMELEIFRDIPFVFLTSLSDMETIEQGLDLQAIDFIIKDTPINVIISKLNNILITVNKQRELSTLEVQNAAKALNIKSIPQKKPEITGYNINFWHRPYNDVPGGDFIDFIQVDKRYTYVVLGDIMGKKWMAWYFTFGYLSYVRSAVRFATLSNEFSPATILQKVNSIICLDDVLQDILSSLSLLLIDTETDVITYAGAGDLPLLHYHAGTQQLQQVTTDGLLLGMFAGVSYTEQQLVLNPTDQLFIFTDGMIDIADNGKVKTDYENFKHKLNKVLTAGISFDEIKQQLFNLSPDIVVDDQSIINIVKT
- a CDS encoding STAS domain-containing protein; amino-acid sequence: MIDIETVTDTYVALKTNITEANLNNSEKFKAELVALIDEHKNKVVLDLSSISYMDSSFLGALVSSLKHAIAFKSDILLIGLKPDIHNLFSLIRLDKVFKIYKNLTEATAV
- a CDS encoding glycosyltransferase family 2 protein; the protein is MFNTITLLVTHYNRSQSLQRLLQAFANQNINFGDIVVSDDGSRPEHLDRLRELAVTYNFRLITTPKNRGLGNNINKGQDAVTTPYTLYVQEDFDPFPGYAEHLQDALDLLNERPELDMARFYAYFKYPYLKPLRKGFSEMMFSVWKPGYRKFHVYSDHPHLRRTSFFSKFGRYAEGIKGDRTEFLMAMSFLKNKGKAIFYEDYKGLFDQVNPADEPSTMTRSDFRQSTNPFVAFARMIYRNIKHNYDLATFKTKRD
- a CDS encoding oligosaccharide flippase family protein encodes the protein MLNKLLAVIKNKHFLSLAGNIIMSGLGMLTTAIIYRSLTLAEVGIWVIFQTTILFVDTFRSGFLTTAFIKFYAGATPERAAEVVGSTWYIALGITGTLILLNLPVLFFMEYIQDGGYILFLKYFGLTYILSLPWFIASCVLQGEQRFDRLLYVRFVNQGSFILIVVLLLIFDKASLLTVLYAYLASHGLTSLYTLLMRWTRLNTLSKRTKETTLTIFNFGKFSVGTTLSSNMFRLSDVAIINHFLGAAPVAIYNLGQTLMQLVEIPLRSFAATGMPSLSAAYNQNSRSEVIYIMKKYIGLITVVLIPAAIVAVLLADIPIYLIGGGKYVGTEAANVFRLFMTFALLYPADRFFALTLDVIHKPKINFYKVLAMLAANIIFDILGVMLLKSIYGIAIATVVPTLIAVIVGYIALNRYHKFPFLSVYALGVSEAKVYWMQIRQKMRR
- a CDS encoding glycosyltransferase, with the protein product MTIPDLHFKDVTLLVTHYNRSRSLERLLDAFRAQGITFGDIVVSDDGSRPEHLEKLVAMQPDYNYRLVTAPKNRGLGNNINKGQDAVQTPYTLYVQEDFEPKEIFATHFKDALHFFETDAELDIARFYAYFKYPYTKAYNKGFSEMKFSASPLKNNHLKFYVYSDHPHLRRSSFLQKFGRYPEGIKGDLTEYRMALSFIQHKGKGIFFDRFTDLFYQKNSSDEPSTMGRASWRESKNSLALAARAVYLQFKLLKWTYDVLFKKL
- a CDS encoding beta-1,6-N-acetylglucosaminyltransferase — encoded protein: MKLAHLILAHNHAEQLERLVNKLAHPDADVYVHIDAKVNLRPFESLKRFEKVYFITNRVKIYWGAFNMVEATVNSLEQIISSKNKYDYINLLSGHDYPIQPATAFINYLSDNPGKAFMSALLAETHCRDLLPRVQKYYLDNYRFPMRYRAQRLLNRILPPRKMPGNMVLVGRSQWFTLSVESVDYILKFWDAHPSFRNFMKFTWGPDEFVFQTILYNSPLKDKMVNDDLRYIDWTAGGKNPKTLTMDDADKLLESKKFFARKFDMQRHPDVLEYIDKHLL